AGGATCGCGCGCAGGAGCGTGGTCTTGCCCGCTCCGTTGGGACCGATCAGTCCGACGAGCTCGCCGCGGTGGAGATCGAGGTCCACGCCGCGCAGGACCGGCCGGCCGCCCAGGTCGACCTCCAGGCCGCGCACCTGCAGTCCGCTGCTCATGACGCGACCTCGTCCAGCAGCGACCGGGAGCGGGTACGACGCCGGCGCGCCACCGTTGCCAGCAGCACGGCGACGAGGACGACGGCACCGCCGCCGACGACCCACGGCCAGATCGCCGTACCGTCCCCGTCGACCGGGTCGGCCGCGCCGGCGGTGGGCTCCGGAGCGTCCGGATCAGGTGCGCTCACTGCGGCCCGCAGTGCCTCCTCGGGATCGGTGCCGTCGCCGACCGCCAACCGCAGCGTGCCGGTGGTGGTCTGCTCGGTGCCGTCCACGAGGGTGGCACTGGCCGCGATCGACACCCGGTAGGTGCCGGGCACGCTGAACACCCAGTTGGCGTGGGTGTGGGTGTTGACGTCGACCCACAGGTCCTGATCGGCGCTGGCGAGCGCACGGGAGTCCCAGAGCACGTCGGGCGCGCCGAAGCCGCCGTCCTGCAGGTAGACGACCAGGTGGCCGGGCCCGTCCACGCCCCGCAGGGTGAGGGTGACGCCGCGGTCGACGCTGTCGAGCACCGAGGGGTCCTGGGTGTTCCAGCCGAGCCAGACCACGTCCGGGTCCTGGGTCTGCGGCACCACGTGCACGCCGGCGCCGGGTGGCACGCCGAGGAAGGCGTAGGCAGGGTCGTCGGGCACCTGTTGGGTGGCGGCGTCGCGGACCCGGATCACGGCGTGCTCGAGCGGGCGCCACACTGAGCCCGCCAACCGGGTGTCGTCGTGGACCATCAGCGTCCACGACCCGTCGACCTCGCGGGGGCCGAGGTCGACGTGGCCGGCCTCGAGCACGACGTCGTCGGTGGCGACCTCCTGGTCAGGGTCGATGGTCTGCTGCAGCGAGCCGTCGTCCGGCGGCACCGTCGGGGCGGGGTCCCCGGGGGCGGCCGCGGCGGCCGGGACGAGCAGCAGCGACAGCGCGGCGGCCAGCACCACGGCCCGGCAGCGGTTGAGGGCGGGCCCCTTCAGGACAGGCACGTGCGGATCTCCTCTGCGTTGAAGCGCATCATCTGGATGTAGTCGGTCACCCGGTCGTCGAAGGCGTCGCCGTAGATCGCACAGACCGCGACGTCCTCCTCCTCGGCGACCTGCGTGAGCACGGA
This region of Nocardioides sp. L-11A genomic DNA includes:
- a CDS encoding choice-of-anchor M domain-containing protein, giving the protein MPVLKGPALNRCRAVVLAAALSLLLVPAAAAAPGDPAPTVPPDDGSLQQTIDPDQEVATDDVVLEAGHVDLGPREVDGSWTLMVHDDTRLAGSVWRPLEHAVIRVRDAATQQVPDDPAYAFLGVPPGAGVHVVPQTQDPDVVWLGWNTQDPSVLDSVDRGVTLTLRGVDGPGHLVVYLQDGGFGAPDVLWDSRALASADQDLWVDVNTHTHANWVFSVPGTYRVSIAASATLVDGTEQTTTGTLRLAVGDGTDPEEALRAAVSAPDPDAPEPTAGAADPVDGDGTAIWPWVVGGGAVVLVAVLLATVARRRRTRSRSLLDEVAS